One Prosthecobacter vanneervenii genomic window carries:
- a CDS encoding c-type cytochrome domain-containing protein: protein MLPKTTLSLTCAALAAVSLRAQDSGEKITYQDHIRPLLENKCFSCHNPDKKKGDLDLTSFAALMAGGGGGSVVDAGNSDSSRLWTTCAKKEEPFMPPEGAPLGQKDLDLLAAWIKGGILDTKSSIAKKSSKPKVDMAVAVTGGKPEGPIAKPEHVLLEPVIVTQHTTAITAMAASPWTSLMALAAPKQILLYDTDTKQLVGIFPYTEGYAHSLRFSRNGSLLVMGGGRAGKNGHAIVWDVKTGKRITEVGKEFDQVMSADISPDHKLIVIGSPSKKVKAYDTATGEEEYVINKHTEWVMSTAFSPDGVLLATSDRNGNVNVWEAANGGEFYILGQHKASCVDVAWRADSNILASCATDGTIITWEMSEGKQVKNWTAHNGGVQSVSFTPDGKLVSSGNDGLVRVWDINGNKLAEAPNQGDLVTKVVALFDSKSAISANWRGEIKLWNLGTPALTEAGQLSSNPSLIAQRIVQTEQRLAELTAKLPSLKTAAQAAEADAKAREEALAKVKAEVAATEARSKNLPGEIAADEKALADLKAARTKADADKAARTAAIKAHAEKSAKIAAQEKELAPVAAEAAKLPAADKAVADTTAALEAAQKELAAKAGDAALTAKVKDAEGKLAAAKAEQQKIAPAKAKADQLAAALAKAKSELGAAPAAPADLDKIITETDAKIKATADGIAAKKAELPKLPALVKAGPDRLKNAESNAVTGRNNLAAAQFAVKSASDEIGVLQKVPTALKAAQFNTGVLAEKEKLAKLEADFNDFTEAKKDAEAAKTSAAARIEASKKAIAESTAAQPGLEAALKKAQGEQAGLETAIKPTRDADAAAAAKVNEQKTIIATKEAEIAAATKAKDEGIAAAKKAAEDISKLIESKKKSLAEVAGKLDAPEKAVKAKQDAIAPKEAAVAAAKKAHADATADLAAKAKADKDAEAALAAANAAEDAAEKALKDTRTKQKTAADALAAAKKELAAKSGDAALTAKVAEAEKAAADVAAAIKAAEGELNAKRTAKTQANSAKNTAHAANNPQGVNKAQNAVKAAEQQLEQAKGELANADKKAAPLRAQRDAIQKEIEAQGKALAEKQAAPAALEKALAEKVAPLNAAIAAAKTALPPLEQAYAAAHGKLDAEQKVLDAKKAEVAKASADFEGAKKKKTDAEASIAAATKEIPEKEKIIAEATAELAKLQPQLEPMRTKVKQMNDQYLTMLPK, encoded by the coding sequence ATGCTGCCTAAAACCACCCTTTCGCTGACATGCGCGGCCCTCGCCGCCGTGTCTCTTCGTGCCCAGGATTCTGGCGAGAAGATCACGTATCAGGACCACATCCGCCCGCTGCTGGAGAACAAATGCTTCTCCTGCCATAACCCTGATAAGAAGAAGGGCGATCTGGACCTGACGAGCTTTGCCGCGCTGATGGCCGGCGGCGGTGGCGGCTCCGTGGTGGATGCCGGAAACTCCGACAGCAGCCGTCTCTGGACCACCTGCGCCAAGAAAGAAGAGCCCTTCATGCCGCCGGAAGGCGCGCCGCTGGGCCAGAAGGATCTCGACCTCCTCGCCGCATGGATCAAAGGCGGCATCCTGGATACGAAGTCGAGCATCGCCAAAAAATCCAGCAAGCCCAAGGTGGACATGGCTGTGGCCGTCACCGGCGGCAAGCCCGAAGGCCCCATCGCCAAGCCGGAGCACGTGCTGCTGGAGCCCGTCATCGTCACGCAGCACACCACGGCCATCACCGCCATGGCCGCCAGCCCATGGACATCCCTGATGGCATTGGCTGCGCCCAAGCAGATCCTGCTTTACGACACCGATACCAAGCAGCTCGTGGGCATCTTCCCCTACACGGAAGGCTACGCGCACAGCCTGCGCTTCAGCCGCAATGGCTCCCTGCTCGTGATGGGTGGCGGCCGTGCCGGCAAAAACGGCCACGCCATTGTGTGGGACGTGAAGACCGGCAAGCGCATCACCGAAGTGGGCAAGGAGTTTGATCAGGTGATGTCTGCGGACATCAGCCCGGACCACAAGCTGATCGTCATCGGCAGCCCGTCCAAGAAGGTGAAGGCCTACGACACCGCCACCGGCGAAGAGGAGTACGTCATCAACAAGCACACCGAGTGGGTCATGAGCACCGCCTTCAGCCCTGATGGCGTGCTGCTGGCCACCAGTGACCGCAATGGCAACGTGAACGTGTGGGAGGCGGCCAATGGCGGCGAATTCTACATCCTGGGCCAGCACAAGGCCTCCTGCGTGGACGTGGCCTGGCGCGCGGATTCCAACATCCTCGCCTCATGCGCCACCGACGGCACCATCATCACCTGGGAGATGAGCGAGGGCAAGCAGGTGAAAAACTGGACCGCGCACAACGGCGGCGTGCAGTCCGTGTCCTTCACTCCGGACGGCAAGCTCGTCTCTTCTGGCAACGACGGCCTCGTGCGCGTCTGGGACATCAATGGCAACAAGCTGGCCGAAGCCCCGAACCAGGGCGACCTCGTGACCAAGGTGGTGGCGCTCTTTGACTCCAAGTCCGCCATCTCTGCCAACTGGCGCGGTGAGATCAAGCTCTGGAACCTCGGCACCCCTGCGCTCACGGAGGCCGGGCAGCTTAGCAGCAATCCCTCGCTGATCGCGCAGCGCATCGTGCAGACGGAGCAGCGACTGGCTGAGCTGACCGCCAAGCTCCCCTCTCTGAAAACCGCCGCACAGGCCGCCGAGGCCGATGCCAAGGCACGCGAAGAAGCCCTGGCCAAGGTGAAGGCTGAAGTGGCCGCCACCGAAGCCCGCAGCAAGAACCTGCCTGGAGAAATCGCCGCCGATGAAAAGGCGCTGGCCGACCTCAAGGCCGCACGCACCAAGGCAGATGCTGACAAGGCTGCACGCACCGCCGCCATCAAGGCGCATGCGGAAAAGTCCGCCAAGATCGCCGCTCAGGAGAAGGAACTGGCGCCTGTGGCTGCCGAGGCCGCCAAGCTGCCTGCCGCTGACAAGGCCGTGGCAGACACCACCGCCGCACTCGAAGCCGCTCAGAAGGAACTGGCCGCCAAGGCCGGAGACGCCGCCCTCACCGCCAAGGTGAAGGACGCTGAAGGCAAGCTCGCCGCCGCCAAGGCCGAGCAGCAGAAGATTGCCCCCGCCAAGGCCAAGGCCGACCAGCTCGCCGCCGCACTGGCCAAGGCCAAGTCCGAGCTGGGAGCCGCCCCCGCAGCTCCGGCAGATCTGGACAAAATCATCACTGAAACCGACGCCAAGATCAAAGCCACTGCCGATGGAATCGCCGCCAAGAAGGCCGAACTGCCCAAGCTGCCCGCGCTGGTGAAAGCAGGTCCTGATCGCCTCAAAAACGCCGAGTCCAACGCCGTCACCGGCCGCAACAACCTCGCCGCTGCGCAGTTTGCGGTGAAGTCCGCCAGCGACGAGATCGGCGTGCTGCAAAAAGTGCCCACCGCGCTGAAGGCCGCCCAGTTCAACACTGGCGTGCTGGCCGAGAAGGAAAAGCTGGCCAAGCTGGAGGCGGATTTCAACGACTTCACCGAAGCCAAGAAGGACGCCGAAGCCGCCAAGACGTCTGCTGCCGCACGTATCGAGGCTTCCAAGAAAGCCATCGCCGAATCCACCGCCGCACAGCCTGGACTCGAAGCCGCGCTGAAGAAGGCGCAGGGAGAGCAGGCTGGTCTGGAAACCGCCATCAAGCCCACGCGCGATGCCGATGCCGCCGCTGCTGCCAAGGTAAACGAGCAGAAGACCATCATCGCCACCAAGGAGGCCGAGATCGCCGCCGCCACGAAGGCCAAGGACGAAGGCATCGCCGCTGCCAAGAAAGCTGCCGAAGACATCAGCAAGCTCATCGAGAGCAAGAAGAAGAGCCTCGCCGAAGTGGCTGGCAAGCTGGACGCCCCTGAGAAGGCCGTGAAGGCCAAGCAGGATGCTATCGCTCCCAAGGAAGCCGCCGTGGCCGCCGCCAAAAAAGCGCATGCAGACGCCACTGCCGATCTGGCAGCCAAGGCCAAGGCAGACAAGGACGCCGAAGCCGCCCTGGCCGCTGCCAACGCCGCCGAAGATGCGGCTGAAAAAGCCCTCAAGGACACGCGCACCAAGCAGAAGACCGCGGCAGACGCCCTGGCCGCTGCCAAGAAAGAGCTGGCCGCCAAGTCTGGAGACGCCGCTCTCACCGCCAAGGTGGCCGAGGCCGAAAAAGCCGCCGCCGATGTGGCTGCCGCCATCAAGGCTGCTGAAGGAGAGCTGAATGCCAAGCGCACGGCCAAAACCCAGGCCAACTCCGCCAAGAACACCGCTCATGCCGCCAACAATCCGCAGGGCGTGAACAAAGCGCAGAACGCCGTGAAAGCCGCCGAGCAGCAGCTGGAGCAGGCGAAGGGCGAGCTGGCGAATGCTGACAAAAAAGCCGCCCCGCTGCGCGCCCAGCGCGACGCCATTCAGAAGGAGATCGAGGCCCAGGGCAAGGCCCTCGCTGAAAAGCAGGCCGCCCCAGCCGCGCTGGAAAAAGCCCTCGCCGAAAAGGTGGCGCCGCTGAATGCCGCCATTGCCGCCGCCAAGACCGCGCTGCCTCCGCTGGAGCAGGCCTACGCCGCCGCCCATGGCAAGCTGGACGCCGAGCAGAAGGTGCTCGACGCCAAAAAGGCTGAGGTCGCCAAAGCCAGCGCCGACTTTGAAGGCGCCAAGAAGAAGAAAACCGACGCCGAGGCCTCCATCGCCGCCGCCACCAAGGAGATCCCCGAGAAGGAAAAAATTATCGCCGAAGCCACCGCTGAGCTGGCCAAGCTGCAGCCGCAGCTGGAGCCCATGCGCACCAAGGTGAAGCAGATGAACGACCAGTATCTCACCATGCTGCCGAAGTAA